The Dehalococcoidia bacterium region GCCAACGGCCGTCTGCCAGCGCGTAGCCCACCGCCCCAATCGGCCGTCCCTGGTGCTTCGCGAGCCACACATCCTCGTGCGAGCCGGGCTCGAAGCTGAATCCGGCTTCGCCACCTGCGCCCGTCCCCGCGTTCATGGCGCTGGCCTCCCGCTGTGTGACATCCGCTCGATCTTACGCTCCTCCGCCCGAGGGATGCGCGTCGGCGCGAGCGTCGGGTCAGTCCTGTATGCTGCAGCGGCAGTGCACAGCCAGCACAGGAGGGTTGCATGGCGCAGAGTGCGACGGCTGAGATCACGCATCGCTTCGTAGAGACGAACGGCATCCGCATGCACCTGGCGGAGGCGGGCCGCGGGCCGCTGGTACTGCTCTGCCACGGCTTCCCCGAGAGCTGGTACTCCTGGCGCCACCAGCTGCACGCCCTCGCCGGCGCCGGCTGCCATGCCGTCGCCCCGGATCTGCGCGGCTACGGCCAGACGGCGCGGCCGCAGGATGCGGCGCAGTACACACAGCTGCACCACGCCGGCGACATGCTGGGCGTGCTGGACGCGCTGGGGGCGCGGCAG contains the following coding sequences:
- a CDS encoding alpha/beta hydrolase; translated protein: MAQSATAEITHRFVETNGIRMHLAEAGRGPLVLLCHGFPESWYSWRHQLHALAGAGCHAVAPDLRGYGQTARPQDAAQYTQLHHAGDMLGVLDALGARQAVIVGHDWGAPLAWQTALLRPERIRGVVGLSVPYTPRAPTPPIAALRAA